The genome window tcttggctgcctttgttgggctccagagcccaggcctttttctcagggtggcctgtgcctccgtcaccccccaggttcatggaatttgcggccgaggaggagatgcacattcagcatttgcagtgcatgcagtgcgcgcaggacctgcctcctccagccccaccgaagctggatcctcgggggcccccagccccgaaagtgggccttcagccaggcacccagcttcccactggagctgaaggcacaggtaacaggggcctagggttggccaccgtccccatgtggatccttttctttcaagacaggggcattggtctttcaacgaaaagagccaccgaggcggggggtgggggggtggggtctcagctgccctttgtcactacggggtattgacttggtcagttttgtaactcctctcacacctccctgtcaaaggaCCCCACACGAAGTCTGCCTAAGTAGTGGGCTTGATGGGGAGACCCTtagaaaattggaggttccccacttccttacttgtgactctcttagatgaccccctaacctcccctctccaactgtgcatgaggcttcagatggtcctgacccctcccacacccacatcaacgtccccgaaacaatgccctcaccaacgtgcgcttggtggtcaggaggtggaccgggagtccctcaccttccttcccttcctcctgctctgcctcagcctgtgctcccaggatgtccggccgcagggcccagccctcgcacccgaagccacacagatcccagcggaacccggagcccaaggcgcccaaggtgattccccctgagactgtgagggagtatgtggacaggatggaggcgCTGGCGGGGCACGTCCACTCAGCCACAGGCAAGTCACctgcagaatgtggaaaggacggaaatgagctgaaccaggaagaggacgacacctacttggacccgtgtctcttgagctgcattgacgagctgcgttcccgggaagactctgtcaccaaggtaggctgggcctggagcctggggtctacaagatgccagggcgtggaactctcagcacccaagatctgggttctgctcaggccgatgggacttaagctcagctccttgttcctgagcctggtgttaggggaggtttacgcagatgtatgtgtgtatatgtttgtgtctgtgtgtatgcctttgtgtgtctgtgtatgtgcatctgtatatgtgctcttttgtgtgtgactgtgtatgtgcatgtgtgtgtgtgtgtgtgtgtgtgtgtgcgtgctgaccatccccgccttgtggaggagagtgggggtgggggggtctctgcttttcactttccctcctggtcttcttgtgtcacaggccactcctggccaaggatgctcacagcctcttctttctgtccgaggtggaggcagtcattcaccctcgattcctggcagaattgttttccccagacccacagctggatgtcttggcccttgctgaggagctggagcaggaggaaggactcacccctgaagaagtgagccaggggagggagagggacacttagggagccaggggactccaggggaggggggaccccaggtgacccaggggacaggggaaaccaggtggcccaggggagccagaggagggagggatcgcaggtagaacaggggcgacaagggacacccaggaagaccagggcacggagggaccccagtgagcaggggagaggtagggccccagaacaggaggcccacatggctctgtccgtcccttccctgcctcggaggcctggcatggggaagggccctctctggggtgggtgcagcgcagggtgataggaaggagaggatggggagccgggagcggagggaaggacacacagctgggaataaggtgcaggaggatggcaggaatgccaccgtgtctgtatttggagtctagtcctggggtcacccgtcccctcctcccccccagggccattgtcccactgcccagtgctcctcctctcacacgtgcgcgtggagccgtcactgtcctcctccctcctaccagctggtgcagaaacaactcctggacttgaaagaggaggaaggtgggctggcagccccgagccacagtgcacccggaatgggctcaagtccatctgagtcccacgccggccaaggtgcccagaggcacgaccaagaccgccatcgaggggtcagtgatgaagcctgcccaccagcgattgattttgaggctcttcataggcccatcCGAACAGACACTGGCCCGTTCGTGCTCAGAGTCTTTGTTCCCTTTCGAGGACgtcaggctggcaagggaggctggaccccaggctttcctcctcaagctccaccaccagctgcccagctggcccctatcattcgccccgtgaactctgggccatggccacatgacacttccagggagggccgcctggccacaaaccagtccaacgcctcgcaggatggctcctctaacacccagagagagtacagtaacttccgacgttggcagcacatcaagcccctggcccggagacactttcacctgagtcctgatgcagaagctttttcctgctttctcatgtgagtgaacgctcagcgggtcctgagcttatgggagcttttagataaagaggaactggggatggactcgcacgttaggtttctagggctactggaaggaaggtgtgagggcgatgtccatgctatgagaaggcacactgtcggtcacatgggtgggcctgccagtccgtgacatcaggactgaaatgtgccCCATCTCAACgggccccaccaccctgtgagtctggccagcttgctcttccatgattctcatggtaataCGGACTGCAgacttgcagtcagagagggtcgtggtgtaaggtgaggagccaaggagtggaggccgccctctcctgtggtgccgtgtccttcatacaggacgtgagcgcacatggccaggggaggccacttcagaggagggggaggagcgcggggcccaggagagcgctttatgcatgcctccacttcgttgtggagaattccactaggaacagggtgatgggaGAGCTCTCCTAAGGccgtgggctctctcccactagagttgtgagcctggcaggcatttccatcctaaacctccggtccctcgtaaaaaggggacagttacacttcactcagaggactgtgcagaagacgccttgggctaatctatgaaatgttagcagattgcttggcacatgccacgcctcattgatgatgatgatttttattatgaaaatgcagccttgaggaggaaaagagctccccaaggcacaatgtcccagctctagcctgggagtggatggtcatccttgagtgagtgtgaggcggtgacagcagtggccgggaaggcttgtctttgccctcccagacgcccgcctctcaccctcctgttgctcagtcattctgtgttgagtgatgtgtggtccacatgggcgggtggggtcaggcaggtgggggctgggctgggcccggagactgaccccgagggcttacagcccagtgcttcgatccgtggcccgcctgaatcccaacatgccgctggaggagggactgtggagggccgtgcaggaatggcggTGCAGAAGCAACCCTGACCGGGTGATCTACTACGAGAGGGcggaaaagtgagtcagcgtcctgggcccaggggctgcgtggagggtgaggccagtgggtgagggcagggtctggccgtgggggtgctcatcagagaggacagaagagaagggctgtcacccagcacagggtccccgcagcccaggggccctactctcccccagaaacccatccctcaccttgagagtttgagacttctgtccttcctccaccaggagctctgccctcccctgattttgacctacccttgccttgacatgaaggtctcaggacggggcagggtgaagctgtgagtccagtaggggtccaactccggccatatgggctgggccggggaaagagctccacccgccagcctgctgcttccttagtggtgggtggctggcggccactaacatagatttgggaccacctctcctcatgaaaagtgccctgagtgggtaccctggcatccctgaagaggctggggaagccagctgtcgtcggcccaagggtctccggcccttccagtgtttgctccatggtaatccccttggtttaagaaacaaaagcaaacaaacgagcgcctctcagaggaagggaaggcctctcctctaagctcagcatccacatcgtccagcctctcctgggccctgtctccaggtctatgttccaggactctcagtcctagcccagggtcctgaATTCGGTcaaggacccctgtggggaacacatgcctgttccagcctctggctgtcagcccttcatgtggttctggatggggacgggggcatgaggagggtgccccctgggtcagccatgtgtcccgttgacctggttcaattcagcgacctgggtctgtgctgttgaatgccctccagtgctggtgaggcaggaagggtcccagatcttgttatcacttccaggagcagctctctgctgcggacagcacctcacagggccttgacggccccaaggcacgtcctctcccactgcctcagtcctggctgcctttgttgggctccagagcccaggcctttttctcagggtggcctgtgcctccgtcaccccccaggttcatggaatttgcggccgaggaggagatgcacattcagcatttgcagtgcatgcagtgcgcgcaggacctgcctcctccagccccaccgaagctggatcctcgggggcccccagccccgaaagtgggccttcagccaggcacccagcttcccactggagctgaaggcacaggtaacaggggcctagggttggccaccgtccccatgtggatccttttctttcaagacaggggcattggtctttcaacgaaaagagccaccgaggcggggggtgggggggtggggtctcagctgccctttgtcactacggggtattgacttggtcagttttgtaactcctctcacacctccctgtcaaaggaCCCCACACGAAGTCTGCCTAAGTAGTGGGCTTGATGGGGAGACCCTtagaaaattggaggttccccacttccttacttgtgactctcttagatgaccccctaacctcccctctccaactgtgcatgaggcttcagatggtcctgacccttcccacacccacatcaacgtccccgaaacaatgccctcaccaacgtgcgcttggtggtcaggaggtggaccgggagtccctcaccttccttcccttcctcctgctctgcctcagcctgtgctcccaggatgtccggccccagggcccagccctcgcacccgaagccacacagatcccagcggaacccggagcccaaggcgcccaaggtgattccccctgagactgtgagggagtatgtggacaggatggaggcgCTGGCGGGGCACGTCCACTCAGCCACAGGCAAGTCACctgcagaatgtggaaaggacggaaatgagctgaaccaggaagaggacgacacctacttggacccgtgtctcttgagctgcattgacgagctgcgttcccgggaagactctgtcaccaaggtaggctgggcctggagcctggggtctacaagatgccagggcgtggaactctcagcacccaagatctgggttctgctcaggccgatgggacttaagctcagctccttgttcctgagcctggtgttaggggaggtttacgcagatgtatgtgtgtatatgtttgtgtctgtgtgtatgcctttgtgtgtctgtgtatgtgcatctgtatatgtgctcttttgtgtgtgactgtgtatgtgcatgtgtgtgtgtgtgtgtgtgtgtgcgtgctgaccatccccgccttgtggaggagagtgggggtgggggggtctctgcttttcactttccctcctggtcttcttgtgtcacaggccactcctggccaaggatgctcacagcctcttctttctgtccgaggtggaggcagtcattcaccctcgattcctggcagaattgttttccccagacccacagctggatgtcttggcccttgctgaggagctggagcaggaggaaggactcacccctgaagaagtgagccaggggagggagagggacacttagggagccaggggactccaggggaggggggaccccaggtgacccaggggacaggggaaaccaggtggcccaggggagccagaggagggagggatcgcaggtagaacaggggcgacaagggacacccaggaagaccagggcacggagggaccccagtgagcaggggagaggtagggccccagaacaggaggcccacatggctctgtccgtcccttccctgcctcggaggcctggcatggggaagggccctctctggggtgggtgcagcgcagggtgataggaaggagaggatggggagccgggagcggagggaaggacacacagctgggaataaggtgcaggaggatggcaggaatgccaccgtgtctgtatttggagtctagtcctggggtcacccgtcccctcctcccccccagggccattgtcccactgcccagtgctcctcctctcacacgtgcgcgtggagccgtcactgtcctcctccctcctaccagctggtgcagaaacaactcctggacttgaaagaggaggaaggtgggctggcagccccgagccacagtgcacccggaatgggctcaagtccaTCTGAGTCCTACGCcggccaaggtgcccagaggcacgaccaagaccgccatcgaggggtcagtgatgaagcctgcccaccagagattgattttgaggctcttcataggcccatcCGAGCAGACACTGGCCCGTTCGGGCCCAAAGTCTTTGTTTCCTCTCGAGGACGTCAGGAGGTCTCTCCATTCCGGGCCGgacggccctcccctccccagcgtcAAAGGCGCACTGGCCCTCTACTGGGACCCAGGGATGCGTCTGTTCTCACAGAGGCGTCTCCTGTTTCGGAGGCCCGAGGGCCCAGGGACGCGTCCAGTGAGGACGAGGAGGAgctccccagcctggccccccTCTTGGCCTCTCCGCAGAGCCTGCCGCCTTGCTGGCTGTCCCAGAGTCCTGCCCCTGCCTCAGGCCTGGCCTCCCCTGGAGGTTGGGGGGCCCAGAGtgctccccaggccccctcccctcagagaagaggccccagcccagctccaccaGCCGCTCCCAAGTCGAGGAAGCGGGCTCTGTGTGGGCGCCCAGCCGCTGCTGAGAAGCTGCCCATCCCCGGGGCTGGCCACAGGGTCTCTGCGAGGCCAGCCTTGGCTCTGGGGCTGGCTCGCCCCTCACAGCCGGGAAAGAGAAAGCGTGACCCGTTTGtcacagggaagaggaggaagaagcagaggaagcacTGTAGCCAGTAGGGAACAGCCGGGCCTGCCCTCCAGGGCGAGCCCCCCAGGGGAGCCTAGGGGCTCCTCCTCACCCCAGTGCTGATCCTGGGATTGTGGGGGgttagggaggtgggggaggtgggtgtgggcaggACCTTTGGAGTGATGtataaaaattgtgaataaagatagttttggtGGGAAATGCTCTCAGGCCACTGTCATCTTCTTCGTGTGGAGCTGCTCCACAGAGAGCGatcctgagaggaaggaagggtgagggaGGTCACAGGAGCTATGGATCTACAGGTGGCCAAACCTATCCTCCACATAGACAAGGACTCCTCAGGCTGCCCCTGGGAACGCACAGCTCTCACTTTCCCCAGGGACCCCCTCATCATCCCCTTCTCTAAAGCCTGCTTGGCTAGGGGCCTTCTGGGGCATCTGTAGCATCTTCTGCATCCCTGAACcgtctggggagggagagctgcTTTTGTGCCTCTCAGCCCTCTGGACACTAACCAGTTTCTAGGACGGAGCCTGGAGACGGCCCTTGTCTTTATGGAGCTGCTCTCTGCTTCCCTGAAGTGGCCAGGCGATGGCGCTGGGGTGACCCTCCGCTCATCCAGGGTTTCCTGTGTGGGTGGCCTGACCAGACAGGAAAAGTCTTGGCCATGGGGACAGGACTGTCTGCCTCGTCATAGCGGGAGCGTTCTCTAGTCCCACTGGGATTATTGCAATGTGGAGAGTGGTTGAGGCAGCTACCTCTTAATCCCAGTGAGGATGCAACAAGGGGAATGGGCGCGGGGAAATTCATGGGGCACCTGTTACAGGTGTGTCTAAGGGAAACGACAGTTGGGACCCTTTGTGGAACTTGTGGGATTTCTGTGCAGCAGCATCTCTTTCAACTGAGGGAGGAGGACCCATCTGGCTGTGGCTGTGGGGACTGGCCTTAGGGGCCTAGGGGTGTGCAAAGACACCCCAGAACTACTGTCCCTTCCCTTTCCACCCATGGCTGGACATGTGTGTGTATTGGTATCAACACTGATTTGTATTCCCATAGAAAACAGTTCCTCCTGACAAACTATGACCGTGTTTCACAAGAACAGCTTGCTCacaggggcagcaggggtgggggagaggtgtctgtggccccagatctgggtgggagctgggatccATGCTGAGGAGTGTAGAGGCCTCAGTCACCGTCCTGTGGGTGCCGGCAGAGACTTTGAATCATCAGAGCAGGGGAAATGACCCGCTCATAAGGGTGAGACGAGCAAACAATGAGGGGCAGGGAGCAGACACCTGCTGTCTCCCTGAACTGCCCCCCCTCGCAGCCTGCTTAGCCCCCGTCATGGCCTGTGCTGGCCCACCTCTGAAGCCCCTTCCTCCTAATGCACTCAGATGCTCTGATCCTTTGTGGACCCGCCCTGGGCCTCACCACCCCTTCCCTGCTGGCCAAAGCCTCTTCTCCCGGTTCTGAGTTCTGATTccttccccaggacccaggcGGGGGTTGGGACAGCAGAGACTCCCtaattctccctcctcctccctgagaTCTTGACAATCACCTTTGTATGTTTCTATGATTTTAACTACTGTAGATACTTCATGTGAGTGGCTATGATATGTCCTTTGAtgagtggcttatttcacttagcataatgtcttagaggtttatccatgttgtagcatgagacatggtttccttttatttcaaggaaggaaatatttcctTGTGTTTATAGACCCcattatcccttcatctgttgatcGACATTTGGGTTTCTTCACGTCTTGggtattttgaataatgctacGACGAATGTGgttgtgcaaatatctctttgagatcctactttgaattcttttggatacatagccagaagtgggactgctggatcacatggtagttatatttttaattttttgaggaaacttcatagtGTTTTCCGTAAGGGTTGTCCCATTTTACACCTCTCACCAACAATGAGAAAGATAGCCACCATCAAGAACTTGGTATATGTCcatcttataaaaatgtttatgcttTTAGCAGAGCTGTAGCTAATCAAAATTATGTATAATGacaatatttttgttatatatggTGTCATGTAAATCATATTGCCTTTGGCTTCTTCTTTCAACattcttactttaagaaaaatggatatattagacgttctttaattttttaattatttataattttgcattgtatgcatacattaaaaataatttatcagttCCCTTGTTGGTgaacttttataaattataatgtgACAGGGTAATCAGTtccagaggaaaagtttttcctttcagaactttGAGTATTTATTCCATCGAATAtggtttttgttactgtttttttcaaattatgccATCAATACACCCTTTCATGGTGAGTGATCAGTTTCCTTGCTAATTGTTTTTTGGAAGACTGTCTGTTGTCTTTTGTGTTCTCCAGTTTCTTGACGTGTGATTAGTTTCAGGTTCAAAAAATGTATCCTCAATGTGATCTATTTTGCTTCATTCACTGATAATACACATTCTTCATCTCATCTAGAACataatattatctttttcatatGTTACTTCTACTCATTCTCTCCTGTCTCTACTTCTAGAAccctggatatatgtatattagacCATCTTATATATTCTCTGTGTCTTCATCAGCTTGGAcggctataacaaaatgccatagacctgGTGGCTTGAAAAACAGACGGTAATTTCTTAACAGTTCTGaaggttggaagtccaagatcaaggtgccatatTCAGTTccggtgagagctctcttcctactTTTCAGATGGTTGTCTTCTCACCGCGTTCTCAcgtggcagagagaaagagggatctctcttgtgtcttttcttttaagggcactaaacccattatgaaagctccattcccatgccctaattacctcccagagGCCCTATCCCCAAATACATTGAagggtagggcttcaacataagaattggtGGGGGGGATATACGTCCATAGCATTCTGCCCCTGGTACCCAAAATTCGTGTCCTTATTGTATGCAAAATACACTCATTCTATCCCAACAGCCTCAAAAGCCTTAACTCATTCCAACATCAACTGTAAAATTTAAAGTCCAAAGTCTGATCTAAACACCATCTAAATCACATAATGGGTGAGACTGGAGGTACtattcatcctgaggcaaaattcctctgTAGATGTAAATCTGTGACCCAAACAAGTTAAGTGTTTCCAAATACGATGTTGGGACTGGCATAGAATAGACATCCCTactccaaaaggaagaaataggaaagaaggaaggggtgacAGCTTCCAAGCTAGTCCAAAGCCTAGCAAGGCCAATCCCATTAGATCTTAAGGTACGAGAATCACCCTCTTTAGTTTGATGCTTTGCCCTCCAGGCCTGCTGGGGTGGCAACATCATCCCCACAGCTCGGTGGGGCAGCCCCACTCCTTCAGCTTGGTGGGGTGCCACCCACACTGCAGCTCTCTGTAGGGCCTCCACCTACACCATGACTCTCTGTGAGGGCGACAATCTCACACTTTGAAACTGAGGCCCCCTGGGCCTGTGGTGGGATTGACAGACACGATGACCTCGGAATCACCTTTGGGGTCCTTCTTCCCTTTCGTCAAGAGGAGTACACATTCACAGCCAAATTGCTCtagtctcccattctgtagaatCCAAGAATTCTGACAGCCTTCCTCATTCTGCCTggctttctctgtcccctttaGTTCAAACTGGCAGTGTCTCTTCTCTACTCCTGGCCTCTGCTGAGATGACTAATTAAGTTAATATCACACCTATGATCTCTTCTTCAAAGGGTTGCTCAGCTGCACCCTTAGAGTTTCTTCAGAACAAGCTTTCTCACTTTCAAATATGGATAGGCTGAGAAGTTTCCAAATCTCTaagttctgatttctttttgcttaacaattTGGTCTTCAATTTATCTTTCTCCTGATGTGTTTTACTAGGAGCGGTGATGAGGAACCAAGCTACTTCTTCCAAACTTTGTCCAGAGATCTCCTCAGATGAATATTCAATTTCATCACTTACAAGGTCTACCTTCCCAAAAACGCTAGAACACAGTTCAGtcaagttctttgccactttataataAGAATTGCCTCTCCTCCAATTTCTAATAATGTGCTCCTCATTTCTGTTGGAGACCTCACCAGAATAGCATCTAACGTCCATATTTCTATCTGTTCATgattatttctgtcttctctacAAAGATGGAGACTTTCTCTCCAGTGTGCCTCTTTGCTTTCTGAGCCATCACCAGAATCACTTTTAATAGGTATAGGCTGAAAGGACTTTATGGCGATTTCAGCTCTTTTTTAGCATGCACTTCAAATCTCTTTCAGCCTTTACCTACTATCCAATTCCAAGGCCACTTCCACATATTTAGGTATTTGCTACTTCTTGGTACTAAAATATATCTTAGCTCAAAGggctataacaaactaccacagactgggtggcttaaacaaaagacgtatatttctcacagttctggaggctgcaaagtccaaaatcaagccaccagcagactctaggtccctaAATTTCTCATTCATAATTGCTGACCGTTTCTTTGCTGTGCT of Balaenoptera acutorostrata chromosome 6 unlocalized genomic scaffold, mBalAcu1.1 SUPER_6_unloc_4, whole genome shotgun sequence contains these proteins:
- the LOC130706603 gene encoding NUT family member 2G-like encodes the protein MGSSPSESHAGQGAQRHDQDRHRGVSDEACPPAIDFEALHRPIRTDTGPFVLRVFVPFRGRQAGKGGWTPGFPPQAPPPAAQLAPIIRPVNSGPWPHDTSREGRLATNQSNASQDGSSNTQREYSNFRRWQHIKPLARRHFHLSPDAEAFSCFLIPVLRSVARLNPNMPLEEGLWRAVQEWRCRSNPDRVIYYERAEKFMEFAAEEEMHIQHLQCMQCAQDLPPPAPPKLDPRGPPAPSGPRAQPSHPKPHRSQRNPEPKAPKVIPPETVREYVDRMEALAGHVHSATGKSPAECGKDGNELNQEEDDTYLDPCLLSCIDELRSREDSVTKVEAVIHPRFLAELFSPDPQLDVLALAEELEQEEGLTPEELVQKQLLDLKEEEGGLAAPSHSAPGMGSSPSESYAGQGAQRQVVVMASTVGSCDLRADTGG